Proteins from one Natrinema salinisoli genomic window:
- a CDS encoding universal stress protein yields the protein MYDDILIPTDGSDTVPETLDHGLPIATNNDATVHSLYVVDSRVTTAADEDTSTDLERALETEGREAVAAVEDRAAAEGLDTVSEVRQGTPAKTILEYVEEKGIDLIVIGTRGKSPREKVTSLGSVSERVVDNASIPVFVVRNAGNGE from the coding sequence ATGTACGACGACATTCTCATTCCCACGGACGGAAGCGATACGGTTCCCGAAACGCTCGACCACGGCCTGCCGATCGCGACGAACAACGATGCGACGGTCCACTCGCTGTACGTCGTCGACAGCCGCGTCACCACTGCCGCCGACGAAGACACCAGTACGGATCTCGAGCGAGCGCTCGAGACGGAGGGCCGAGAGGCCGTCGCTGCCGTCGAAGACCGGGCGGCGGCCGAGGGACTCGATACCGTAAGCGAGGTACGGCAAGGGACCCCGGCGAAGACCATCCTCGAGTACGTCGAGGAGAAAGGGATCGACTTGATCGTCATCGGGACGCGGGGGAAGAGCCCCCGCGAGAAGGTGACGTCGCTGGGAAGCGTCTCGGAGCGAGTCGTCGATAACGCCTCGATTCCGGTGTTCGTCGTCCGAAACGCGGGCAACGGCGAGTGA
- a CDS encoding universal stress protein: protein MSLVVVPVRYPLSKHSRRTLERAIEIARERDAALTILHVDLYQNGKKVTRIDLKNAVEATFGRLESARYVVRTGFLVEESILDEVAAEEADAVVIGTKQASRLRRLFQRFTDNPDIDSYLRSHLDCEVITVESVRN from the coding sequence ATGTCGCTGGTCGTGGTTCCCGTTCGGTATCCATTGTCGAAGCACTCGCGGCGAACGCTCGAGCGGGCGATCGAGATCGCACGCGAGCGAGACGCCGCGTTGACGATTCTCCACGTCGACCTCTACCAGAACGGGAAGAAAGTAACGCGTATCGACCTGAAAAACGCCGTCGAGGCGACGTTCGGACGGCTCGAGAGCGCTCGGTACGTCGTCCGAACCGGCTTTCTCGTCGAGGAGAGCATTCTCGACGAGGTCGCGGCCGAGGAGGCAGACGCGGTCGTCATCGGGACGAAACAGGCGAGCAGGCTCCGACGACTCTTCCAGCGCTTTACCGACAACCCGGACATCGACAGCTATCTGCGGAGTCACCTCGACTGCGAAGTGATCACGGTCGAGAGCGTCCGCAACTGA
- a CDS encoding DUF5816 domain-containing protein: MQTWSTDGGDTVYISETDGDRGSKGPFLVAYESRDTERRYGWFCANCESLDNAMDSMGRIKCNECGNFRKPTEWDAAHE; the protein is encoded by the coding sequence ATGCAAACCTGGTCGACCGACGGTGGCGATACCGTCTATATTTCCGAGACGGACGGCGATAGGGGATCGAAAGGACCGTTTCTGGTCGCCTACGAATCCCGCGATACGGAGCGTCGGTACGGCTGGTTCTGTGCGAACTGCGAAAGCCTCGACAACGCGATGGACTCGATGGGACGGATCAAGTGCAACGAATGCGGGAACTTCCGGAAGCCGACCGAGTGGGACGCCGCTCACGAATAA
- a CDS encoding DUF7116 family protein, protein MRLVEQARSIFAELGYTVEGNGPEFRAERAWKVVHVNTVLEAGELPTSSSGQFHCFVAEPEDADDLEARLEGANPNYEWAIMVVDGEDYQVERAPPGPRVSA, encoded by the coding sequence ATGCGACTCGTCGAGCAGGCCAGGTCGATCTTCGCTGAGCTGGGTTACACCGTCGAAGGCAACGGCCCCGAGTTCCGCGCCGAACGAGCGTGGAAAGTCGTCCACGTCAATACCGTTCTCGAGGCGGGGGAGCTCCCGACATCGTCGTCGGGACAGTTCCACTGTTTCGTCGCCGAACCCGAGGACGCGGACGACCTCGAGGCGCGACTCGAGGGAGCGAACCCGAACTACGAGTGGGCGATCATGGTCGTCGACGGGGAGGACTATCAGGTCGAACGAGCGCCACCAGGACCGCGAGTATCGGCGTAG